A genomic window from Elaeis guineensis isolate ETL-2024a chromosome 3, EG11, whole genome shotgun sequence includes:
- the LOC105041154 gene encoding uncharacterized protein, whose amino-acid sequence MGNTTSCTPFAVPTGSIKVIDDNGGVQEYMHTVRAAELMVENPGQFVCDSNYLNVGCRIPGLVADEELEPHRLYFLLPMDMLYSVLTEEEKVSLSCKASKATKKGGGPKNIGRRILPVLSDFCLFPTEDKQVAERTRRVNKVGRRMSRERSWTPALDTIEEVP is encoded by the coding sequence ATGGGGAACACCACATCATGCACACCTTTTGCTGTTCCAACAGGATCCATCAAGGTCATTGATGACAATGGTGGAGTTCAAGAGTACATGCACACAGTGAGAGCAGCCGAGCTCATGGTAGAGAACCCGGGTCAATTTGTCTGCGACTCGAACTACCTCAACGTTGGATGCCGAATCCCCGGTCTTGTGGCCGACGAGGAGCTCGAGCCGCACCGCCTCTATTTCCTTCTTCCCATGGACATGCTCTACTCTGTGCTCACCGAGGAGGAGAAGGTCTCACTCTCATGTAAGGCATCCAAAGCAACGAAGAAGGGTGGAGGGCCTAAGAACATTGGAAGAAGAATCCTTCCTGTTCTCAGTGACTTCTGCTTGTTCCCTACAGAAGACAAGCAGGTGGCAGAGCGAACGAGGAGGGTCAACAAAGTGGGTAGGAGGATGTCAAGGGAGCGGTCTTGGACGCCGGCATTGGACACCATTGAGGAGGTTCCATGA